Part of the Pseudomonas lijiangensis genome is shown below.
CACGCCTGGCTGGATCGCCTGCGTCAGCGCTTCACCACGGAAGAAGAGCGCCACGGGCGACCACAGGCCGCCGCCAGCGAAATCACTTTTTTCTGATTCCTGCTTTTTCCCTATACGAGAGTTCCTAACATGGCCAAGACCGTACTGATCGTCGATGACTCTGCATCGATGCGCCAACTGGTGAGAATGAGCCTGAGCAGCGCAGGGCATCAAGTGATCGAGGCTGTAGACGGTCGCGACGCCCTCAGCAAGCTCACCGGGCAGAAAGTCAACCTGATCATCAGTGACGTGAACATGCCCAATCTCGATGGCATCGGCCTGGTCAAAGAGGTCAAGGCGCGCCCCGAATACCGCTTCACCCCCATCATCATGCTCACCACCGAAAGCGAGCAGTCCAAGAAAGCAGAAGGCCAGGCCGCGGGTGCCAAGGCCTGGATCGTCAAACCTTTTCAGCCTCAGCAGTTGCTCGCTGCGGTCGAGAAACTGCTGGGGTAAGCCCATGTTCTCGATAACCGAAGGGACGCAAGACACACCCACGCTGATGCATGTGAAAGGCGACCTGACCATCTACGAAGTCAGGCAGGCACATGAGTTGCTCATGCCCTTGATCTCAACACAGGCACAGGCCTGGCAACTGGACCTCAGCGGCGTCGATGAAATAGACAGCGCCGGTGTTCAGCTATTGCTGGCGTTGCAGCGCGAACTGTCATTGAGCGGGGCATCAGCCAGTGTCAGTGCAGCTTCGCCCAGCGTGATGGAAATGACCGGGCTGCTGGCTCTGGATGTGCTCCAACCTGTGGCTCAGGCCGAGGATTGACCGATGCTCAGTGGCGAACAGTGGAATCAGTTATTGCAGGGCTTTCTGGATGAAGGCCGGGACCTGCTCAAGGATGCCGAAGACAGCCTGCTGCGTCTTGAAACCACTCCGGACGATCACGACGCGGTCAATGGTCTTTTTCGTGCCGTTCACACCCTCAAGGGCTCGGCCGGGATCTTCTCGCTGACGCCGCTGGTCACCCTCACCCATCATCTGGAAAGCCTGTTGATGTCGGTGCGCGACGGGCAGCGGGTGCTGACCTCGGACCTCACCTCACTCATGCTCAAGTGCATGGATGAGTTGAGCACCATGCTCGAAAGCGTAGACCCCGACAACGGCGTGATGGAAGCCAACGAAAGCCGTCAGGCGCCTCTGCTCGCAGCACTGGCCAAGGCTCAGGGGCATGAAGCCGTAGAAACCGAAGATGCCACGTCAGTCAGCAACGAAGCGGTCATCAACGATGACGAACACGACTGGCAGGTTTCCATCGCATTTGCCAGGGAGCTGTTTCAGAACGGTTTCGACCCGGCAGCCTTCGTGCGCTATCTCAAGAAGCTCGGCACCATCACCAGCATGCAGACGCTGACAC
Proteins encoded:
- a CDS encoding response regulator, with product MAKTVLIVDDSASMRQLVRMSLSSAGHQVIEAVDGRDALSKLTGQKVNLIISDVNMPNLDGIGLVKEVKARPEYRFTPIIMLTTESEQSKKAEGQAAGAKAWIVKPFQPQQLLAAVEKLLG
- a CDS encoding STAS domain-containing protein, whose amino-acid sequence is MFSITEGTQDTPTLMHVKGDLTIYEVRQAHELLMPLISTQAQAWQLDLSGVDEIDSAGVQLLLALQRELSLSGASASVSAASPSVMEMTGLLALDVLQPVAQAED